The genomic interval TGATCATCGTGGATTGACAGTTTTATTGAGTCGTGGGCGTGGTTTCTCTTGTAAGACCATTCATGAATATGTGAAGGATAATATATCCTCCTTAGATAGTGCAATAGATGTAACAGAAGAAAAAAAGCTTAATACCGGAGGTAAATTATATCTTATCCCTTCTGCACACGCTGATTCTAAATTAACTTTCAGAGTAACAGCAGATTTAGATTATAATGTTTTGGTCAATACCATAATAGAACTTATCAAAGAAGCAGTAAGCAGATATAATATTGGTT from Nitrospirota bacterium carries:
- a CDS encoding ParA family protein; translation: MDSFNERSDVPIIAFFGTKGGVGKTTITSRFAEFVSYSVNSPNILMIDFDVDHRGLTVLLSRGRGFSCKTIHEYVKDNISSLDSAIDVTEEKKLNTGGKLYLIPSAHADSKLTFRVTADLDYNVLVNTIIELIKEAVSRYNIGCVVIDCGPVINPYTAAAAHIADHAFIMDIFNKLCQV